A window of Streptomyces marispadix contains these coding sequences:
- a CDS encoding restriction endonuclease: MSRRRPPQRRRTRRRSRRQQKAEAQAIAYGLAAAAAVTLFVAVVNWIREHPWTLLVAIVVGAAVLGGWHHQRRQKAQWEQVRARGIRYTMSQLDSLHHREFEHAIRDLMKRDGCSDAVQVGGAGDNGADVKATDPLGRRWVIQAKHRRKGLAGSPIGTPDLHVLNGTARQLHGADVVVLVTNGRFTSGCPPLAKSQRLHLVDRHLLGEWAASGRPLWDLLRAVPPPGRSTTLH, encoded by the coding sequence ATGAGCCGCCGCCGGCCACCGCAGCGGCGCCGCACACGGCGTAGGAGCAGGCGACAGCAGAAGGCCGAGGCACAGGCGATCGCCTATGGCCTGGCGGCTGCCGCGGCCGTCACGCTGTTTGTCGCGGTGGTCAACTGGATCCGTGAGCACCCTTGGACGCTCCTGGTGGCCATCGTCGTCGGCGCGGCCGTGCTTGGCGGCTGGCATCACCAGCGTCGGCAGAAGGCGCAGTGGGAGCAGGTCCGGGCCCGCGGCATCAGGTACACCATGAGTCAGCTGGACTCGCTGCATCACCGGGAGTTCGAGCATGCGATACGGGACTTGATGAAGCGGGACGGCTGCTCTGACGCGGTGCAGGTCGGTGGTGCGGGAGATAACGGTGCAGACGTGAAGGCCACCGATCCCCTCGGGCGCCGGTGGGTGATCCAAGCCAAGCACCGACGCAAGGGCTTGGCCGGATCCCCAATCGGCACCCCGGATCTGCATGTACTGAATGGCACTGCCCGCCAACTTCACGGCGCGGACGTCGTAGTCCTGGTCACGAACGGCCGCTTCACCTCCGGCTGTCCCCCACTGGCCAAGTCGCAGCGGCTGCACCTGGTCGACCGCCACCTGCTTGGGGAGTGGGCTGCGAGCGGACGACCACTGTGGGACCTTCTGCGAGCAGTGCCGCCTCCGGGCAGGTCAACCACACTGCACTAG
- a CDS encoding MlaE family ABC transporter permease, producing the protein MAPSDKSLLARPLRSLEELGTQLVFYGRSLAWSHRTLRRYRKEVLRLLAEVSFGRGALAVVGGTVGVIAFLTFFTGTEVGLQGYTALNQLGTSNFVAFLSAYFNTREIAPLVSGLALSATVGAGFTAQLGAMRINEEVDALEVMAVPSLPFLATTRMIAGFLAVIPLYVLGLLSSYFASRTITTLYYGQSAGTYDHYFQQYLSPVDVLWSFGKVIVFAVVIILVHCYYGYHAKGGPAGVGVAVGRGVRTSIVAVNVIDFFLSLAIWGASTTVRIAG; encoded by the coding sequence ATGGCGCCGTCGGACAAGAGCCTTCTCGCCCGGCCGCTTCGCTCCCTGGAGGAGCTGGGCACCCAACTGGTCTTCTACGGGCGTTCCCTGGCCTGGAGCCACCGGACCTTGCGCCGGTACCGGAAGGAAGTGCTGCGCCTGCTGGCCGAGGTGAGCTTCGGCCGAGGAGCGCTGGCGGTCGTCGGCGGAACGGTCGGCGTGATCGCGTTCCTGACGTTCTTCACGGGCACCGAGGTGGGCCTACAGGGGTACACCGCGCTCAATCAGCTCGGCACCTCCAACTTCGTGGCCTTCCTCTCCGCTTACTTCAACACCCGCGAGATCGCGCCCCTGGTATCCGGCCTCGCGCTGTCCGCGACAGTGGGCGCCGGATTCACAGCGCAGCTCGGTGCGATGCGGATCAACGAGGAGGTCGACGCCCTCGAGGTGATGGCCGTCCCGTCGCTGCCGTTCCTGGCGACGACCCGGATGATCGCCGGGTTCCTGGCGGTGATCCCGCTGTACGTGCTCGGGCTGCTCTCCTCGTACTTCGCCTCGAGGACCATCACCACGCTCTACTACGGGCAGTCCGCCGGCACCTACGACCACTACTTCCAGCAGTACCTGTCACCCGTCGACGTGCTCTGGTCCTTCGGGAAAGTGATCGTCTTCGCCGTCGTGATCATCCTGGTGCACTGCTACTACGGCTACCACGCCAAGGGCGGCCCGGCCGGAGTGGGCGTCGCCGTCGGCCGCGGGGTGCGCACCTCCATCGTCGCCGTCAACGTCATCGACTTCTTCCTCAGCCTGGCGATCTGGGGCGCCAGCACGACCGTACGGATTGCGGGGTAA
- a CDS encoding poly(ethylene terephthalate) hydrolase family protein translates to MTWRRRIAGPLIAVLSALTLLTLPALPTAAAAPEEPAPATESAAAPWEEPGPYGVKVKIGATHTFYYPDGMGDGGRKHPVILWGNGTGVIPGVYSALLRHWAGQGFIVVAANTPNGNFGISMLHGIDKLTEWNADPRSEFHDRVDLANIGASGHSQGGSGAINAGADGRVKTTAPIQPGPLNSPSALRGPALFLAGERDLIVPPALVRSLYDQADQVPAVYAELKGARHVTTVGDAGGFRGATTAWFRHQLMGDAAAGALFYGPDCGLCDDPAWSDFRRNSRAEPSTTATNTATTANAAATATWDAATANAGSPAAKATAATETTTAAKASTPAQQSEKIRYVALGDSAATGPLILPPDLRQPGCLRTTRNYPARTARALGTAEFTDVTCSSAKTTDLTGSQRTPMGAVPPQLDALDADTTLVTLHIGANDISLSSLVGDCLNPLRLPLKSRCADTYQDNGRDEWKERIAGLAPRIDDAIGAIQRPCPRGRGARRRLWQLPAARRLPPQGADPAARRHLRPKHHRAPQHDAGTARRREGRPLHRPGGREHGTRRLPSAGHPLDRALRACVPRRPVPPQRPWHERVRRHRHGGRHRRLTPGIDRSLSGARLPEPRGHAPTAEARLAAPAKTPSIRPGDAHPAGARFVPATGVHTRSDLTPSIAAFRGSRDGPAPPEQR, encoded by the coding sequence ATGACGTGGCGACGACGTATCGCCGGACCGCTCATCGCAGTGCTGTCGGCGCTGACACTGCTCACCTTGCCGGCGCTGCCCACAGCCGCGGCCGCCCCGGAGGAGCCCGCACCGGCGACGGAGAGCGCGGCAGCCCCCTGGGAGGAGCCGGGGCCCTACGGCGTCAAGGTCAAGATCGGCGCGACGCACACCTTCTACTATCCGGACGGCATGGGCGACGGCGGGCGCAAGCACCCGGTGATCCTCTGGGGCAACGGCACCGGCGTGATCCCCGGCGTCTACAGTGCCCTGCTGCGGCACTGGGCCGGCCAGGGATTCATCGTCGTCGCCGCCAACACCCCGAACGGCAACTTCGGCATCTCGATGCTCCACGGCATCGACAAGCTGACCGAATGGAACGCCGACCCGAGAAGCGAGTTCCACGACCGGGTGGACCTCGCCAACATCGGTGCAAGCGGGCATTCCCAAGGCGGTTCGGGCGCAATCAACGCCGGAGCCGACGGTCGGGTGAAGACCACCGCGCCCATCCAGCCGGGGCCGCTCAACTCGCCCTCGGCGCTGCGCGGGCCCGCGCTCTTCCTGGCCGGTGAACGCGACCTGATCGTGCCGCCCGCCCTGGTGCGGTCCCTGTATGACCAAGCCGACCAAGTACCGGCCGTCTACGCCGAGTTGAAGGGCGCCCGTCATGTGACCACAGTGGGCGACGCGGGCGGCTTCCGCGGAGCCACCACCGCCTGGTTCCGCCATCAGTTGATGGGCGACGCCGCGGCGGGAGCGCTGTTCTACGGACCGGACTGCGGACTGTGCGACGATCCGGCTTGGTCGGACTTCCGCCGCAACTCCCGCGCGGAGCCGTCGACAACGGCCACGAACACGGCCACAACAGCGAACGCGGCCGCCACGGCCACGTGGGACGCGGCCACGGCGAACGCCGGCAGCCCAGCCGCCAAGGCGACCGCCGCCACCGAGACGACCACTGCCGCCAAGGCCAGCACCCCCGCGCAGCAGTCCGAGAAGATCCGGTACGTAGCGCTCGGGGACTCGGCCGCCACCGGTCCGTTGATCCTCCCGCCGGACCTGCGGCAGCCCGGCTGCCTGCGGACCACCCGCAACTACCCCGCCCGCACCGCCCGGGCGCTCGGCACCGCGGAGTTCACAGACGTGACGTGCTCCAGCGCCAAGACCACCGACCTGACCGGATCACAGCGGACCCCGATGGGCGCGGTGCCACCGCAGCTCGACGCCCTGGACGCGGACACCACCCTCGTCACCCTCCACATCGGCGCCAACGACATCTCCCTGAGCAGCCTGGTGGGCGATTGCCTCAACCCGCTGCGGCTGCCGCTGAAGAGCCGCTGCGCCGACACCTACCAGGACAACGGGCGCGACGAGTGGAAGGAACGGATCGCCGGTCTCGCGCCCCGCATCGACGATGCCATCGGCGCCATACAGCGCCCGTGCCCCCGGGGCCGAGGTGCACGTCGTCGGCTATGGCAGCTACCTGCCGCCCGGCGGCTGCCACCCCAGGGTGCCGATCCTGCCGCGCGACGCCACCTACGTCCAAAACACCATCGGGCACCTCAACACGATGCTGGAACAGCGCGCCGCCGCGAAGGGCGTCCACTACATCGACCTGGCGGCCGGGAGCACGGGACACGACGTCTGCCGTCCGCCGGGCACCCGCTGGATCGAGCCCTACGTGCCTGCGTCCCCCGCCGCCCCGTTCCACCCCAACGCCCTTGGCATGAAAGGGTTCGCCGACATCGTCACGGCGGCCGTCACCGACGACTGACCCCCGGGATCGACCGAAGCCTGTCGGGCGCACGGCTCCCTGAGCCTCGTGGCCATGCGCCCACAGCAGAGGCACGTCTCGCCGCCCCGGCGAAGACACCGTCAATCCGCCCTGGTGACGCACACCCCGCGGGCGCACGGTTCGTGCCTGCGACGGGCGTGCACACACGCTCCGACCTCACGCCGTCCATCGCCGCTTTCCGGGGGAGTCGCGATGGACCGGCTCCCCCGGAACAGCGCTGA
- a CDS encoding PucR family transcriptional regulator → MEPAAASPNALPGDVPGIIEAIRDELTGRFASAADDLAATTLRDDPAYASLITRTELSQRIHRNLCQALTAVTQHSQGLPIDLDDALSTGHRRVQQGLPLASLLHAYRRGGRLLWEVVTEVVAEREPEALPTLLPVVSVIWDVVEQITDAVAESYRQADAARAARDQVRRHALLDALLEGSGAAAGLASEAAALLGLPERARYAVVVLRADPAGRPPSSDPGFPGEASGVRILWRIRADGETGLVHLGDRPVETLRELLAPHAVRAGVSPAVGALSEAGRARWLAELALRTCGRTSPKTALLDERLPMALVAAQTELAGRLRTVVFGPVLSLPPDDCATLLSTLEVWLTSSGSMSAAAQRLYCHRNTVANRLRRLEQLTGRSLTDPAHIVETSLALTAVQQLTPTAGVRSRAR, encoded by the coding sequence ATGGAGCCGGCCGCAGCGTCACCGAACGCGCTCCCCGGCGATGTGCCGGGAATCATCGAGGCGATCCGGGACGAATTGACCGGCCGCTTCGCATCGGCTGCCGACGACCTGGCGGCTACGACACTGCGCGACGACCCGGCCTACGCCTCGCTGATCACCAGGACCGAGCTGTCCCAGCGCATCCACCGCAACCTGTGCCAGGCGCTCACCGCCGTGACCCAGCATTCGCAGGGTCTGCCCATCGACCTGGACGACGCACTGAGCACCGGCCACCGCAGGGTGCAGCAGGGCCTGCCGCTGGCGTCGCTGCTGCACGCCTACCGGCGCGGCGGACGCCTGCTGTGGGAGGTCGTCACCGAAGTCGTCGCGGAACGCGAGCCGGAGGCCCTGCCCACGCTGCTGCCCGTCGTGTCCGTCATCTGGGACGTGGTGGAACAGATCACGGACGCGGTCGCCGAGTCCTACCGGCAGGCCGACGCCGCACGAGCCGCACGCGACCAGGTGCGACGGCACGCCCTACTGGACGCGCTCCTCGAAGGCTCCGGAGCGGCGGCGGGGCTCGCTTCGGAAGCCGCGGCGCTGCTGGGACTCCCGGAACGTGCCCGGTACGCCGTCGTCGTCCTGCGTGCCGACCCCGCTGGGCGACCGCCCTCCTCCGACCCCGGCTTTCCGGGCGAGGCATCCGGCGTGCGCATCCTGTGGCGCATCCGCGCCGACGGCGAGACGGGCCTGGTGCACCTCGGGGACCGTCCCGTGGAGACACTGCGGGAGTTGCTCGCCCCTCACGCCGTACGGGCGGGAGTGAGCCCGGCCGTGGGTGCCCTCTCCGAGGCGGGACGGGCCCGCTGGCTGGCGGAGTTGGCACTGCGCACCTGCGGACGTACGAGCCCGAAGACCGCGCTGCTCGATGAGCGTCTGCCGATGGCGCTCGTCGCCGCGCAGACCGAACTGGCCGGACGACTGCGCACGGTGGTCTTCGGCCCCGTCCTCTCCCTGCCGCCCGACGACTGCGCCACGCTGCTGAGCACGCTGGAGGTCTGGCTGACGTCCTCAGGCTCCATGTCCGCCGCCGCACAGCGCCTGTACTGCCACCGCAACACCGTCGCCAACCGGCTGCGACGGCTGGAACAGCTCACCGGGCGCTCGCTGACCGATCCCGCGCACATCGTCGAGACTTCTCTCGCGCTGACAGCGGTTCAGCAGCTCACGCCCACGGCCGGCGTCCGGTCGCGCGCCAGATAG
- a CDS encoding RNA polymerase sigma factor yields MERETGSCEGSADGSDARWQRIWSEREQLLKVARRRSVCVEDAEDAVHEAMVRAWERPDLDESRVGAWLTTVTMRLCVDRRRQVSRETDVQGLVPAASSQSSVEEAVCDRLEANWLAQRSSELPPRQAHALWLKSSNLDVAQVAEEMGLSYRTVESLLARGRRTLRRLLAGALSLGAWNWVTGRARTGGGAMATGVASTAATLTMLGLLPPGDTPREADGSRPATTRPVTPPVEHPDGSGRSAGAREPGPLGSGAAGAGWAQPGTGLPVAGVFALPGPGPVSVGVLGADTSPSSLIAGVRVPPEVPHASVAGRDASVPSTAAQGTDAPEAKVPAEPRASTPATPRTAPAVPKRTAPGTSSVRTPAEPSAPAVSRLESSTGDLP; encoded by the coding sequence ATGGAGAGGGAAACCGGGTCGTGTGAAGGCTCGGCCGACGGCTCCGATGCACGCTGGCAGCGCATCTGGAGCGAACGTGAGCAGTTGCTCAAGGTGGCTCGTCGCCGCTCCGTATGCGTGGAGGACGCGGAGGACGCCGTGCACGAGGCCATGGTGCGGGCCTGGGAGAGGCCGGACCTCGACGAGAGCCGGGTCGGCGCGTGGCTGACGACGGTCACCATGCGGCTGTGCGTGGACCGGCGCCGGCAGGTGAGCCGCGAGACAGACGTGCAGGGCCTCGTCCCCGCCGCGTCCTCGCAGTCGTCGGTGGAGGAAGCGGTCTGCGACCGCCTGGAGGCGAACTGGCTGGCGCAGCGCAGCAGCGAACTGCCCCCGCGGCAGGCACACGCGCTGTGGCTGAAGTCCTCGAACCTGGACGTCGCTCAGGTGGCCGAGGAGATGGGACTGAGCTACCGCACGGTCGAGTCGCTGCTCGCCCGCGGCCGACGGACGCTGCGCCGACTGCTCGCCGGTGCGCTCTCGTTGGGAGCTTGGAACTGGGTGACCGGCCGGGCCCGTACGGGCGGCGGCGCGATGGCCACAGGCGTGGCGTCGACCGCCGCGACGCTGACGATGCTGGGGCTGCTCCCGCCCGGCGACACCCCGAGGGAGGCCGACGGGTCACGGCCCGCGACCACACGTCCCGTGACGCCCCCGGTGGAACACCCGGACGGATCGGGAAGGTCCGCCGGCGCCAGGGAGCCGGGACCGCTCGGGAGCGGGGCTGCCGGCGCCGGGTGGGCGCAGCCGGGCACGGGACTGCCGGTGGCCGGGGTGTTCGCGCTTCCCGGTCCCGGACCGGTATCGGTCGGCGTGCTGGGAGCGGACACATCACCGTCCTCGCTCATAGCGGGCGTCCGAGTCCCGCCCGAGGTCCCCCACGCCTCGGTGGCGGGGCGGGACGCCTCCGTCCCGTCGACGGCGGCGCAGGGGACGGACGCACCGGAGGCGAAGGTTCCCGCCGAACCACGGGCGTCCACGCCGGCGACCCCCCGTACCGCCCCGGCCGTACCGAAGCGGACGGCTCCCGGAACGTCGTCGGTGCGCACGCCGGCGGAGCCCTCAGCCCCGGCCGTATCCCGGCTGGAGTCGTCGACGGGCGACCTCCCGTAG
- a CDS encoding ABC transporter ATP-binding protein: protein MGVEISVSGLTKSFGRQVIWQDVSLTLPAGEISVMLGPSGTGKSVFLKTLVGLLRPDRGSIHVAGQDVTRLSRHELYEVRKLFGVLFQDGALFGSMNLYDNIAFPLREHTRKPESEIKRIVSEKMDMVGLIGDEDKLPGEISGGMRKRAGLARALVLDPEIILFDEPDSGLDPVRVAYLNQLIVDLNAQIDATFLIVTHDIASARQVPDNIGLLFRRELVMFGPRALLLHSDEPVVDQFLGGRMRGPIGMAEEKDAAQVEQELAELKAGDGGGPLRDQRAALAAAYVPRLLPSAGIERSRRWQTIAELERARAATVGPGAGKRRKSEEGRLPGTNRRTGTVPQLEAAVERAPETGTEPAGRPEAEGDRRPGPFARWRAARKAAKGAAREADRKADGTT from the coding sequence ATGGGGGTGGAGATCAGTGTGTCGGGGTTGACCAAGTCCTTCGGCAGACAGGTCATCTGGCAGGACGTCTCGCTGACGCTGCCCGCCGGGGAGATATCGGTCATGCTCGGACCGTCGGGTACGGGCAAGTCGGTCTTCCTCAAGACGCTCGTGGGGCTGCTCCGGCCGGACCGGGGCTCGATCCACGTCGCGGGCCAGGACGTCACGAGGCTGAGCCGGCACGAACTGTACGAGGTGCGAAAGCTCTTCGGCGTCCTCTTCCAGGACGGTGCGCTCTTCGGTTCGATGAACCTCTACGACAACATCGCCTTCCCGCTGCGGGAGCACACACGTAAGCCGGAGAGCGAGATCAAGAGGATCGTGTCCGAGAAGATGGACATGGTCGGCCTCATCGGGGACGAGGACAAGCTTCCGGGCGAGATATCCGGCGGCATGCGCAAACGGGCCGGGTTGGCACGGGCGTTGGTGCTCGATCCGGAGATCATCCTTTTCGACGAGCCGGACTCGGGCCTCGACCCCGTGCGCGTGGCGTACCTCAACCAGCTGATCGTGGACCTCAATGCGCAGATCGACGCCACGTTCCTGATCGTCACCCACGACATCGCCTCGGCCCGCCAGGTGCCGGACAACATCGGCCTGCTCTTCCGCCGCGAGCTGGTGATGTTCGGCCCACGTGCCCTGCTGCTGCACAGCGACGAACCCGTGGTCGACCAGTTCCTGGGCGGCCGGATGCGGGGCCCGATCGGAATGGCCGAGGAGAAGGACGCCGCGCAAGTCGAGCAGGAACTGGCCGAGTTGAAGGCCGGAGACGGAGGCGGCCCGCTCCGGGACCAGAGAGCCGCGCTTGCCGCGGCGTACGTCCCCCGGCTGCTGCCGAGTGCGGGCATCGAACGGTCGCGGCGGTGGCAGACGATCGCGGAACTCGAGAGAGCCCGTGCGGCCACGGTGGGCCCCGGGGCAGGCAAGCGCCGTAAGAGCGAAGAAGGCCGGCTGCCCGGCACGAACCGCAGGACCGGCACAGTGCCGCAGTTGGAGGCCGCCGTCGAGCGGGCCCCGGAGACCGGAACTGAGCCGGCCGGTCGGCCGGAAGCAGAGGGAGACCGTAGACCGGGCCCGTTCGCGCGCTGGAGAGCCGCCCGAAAGGCCGCCAAGGGGGCTGCCCGGGAGGCGGACCGGAAGGCGGACGGGACCACATGA
- a CDS encoding MCE family protein, with the protein MKPLPAALGSLRRLRGNPRSALAIAVALAVVAAVVIVAWPGNDTKKVTAYFARTVGIYPGSDVRVLGVKVGEVKDVTPQGKRVRVLLEFPADRKIPAGAEAAIINSSVVSDRYVQLLPVYRKGPVMPDGAVIPQKRTAEPVELDRVYDSLHMTSEALGPKGANKDGSLSRLLGVSADNLDGQGKQVNRTVHDLSKALTTLSDGRGDMFGSIRNLQVFTAALAADDGSVRSFNDSLAKASKTLAGERKDLVAAVRYLAIALRDVSGFIRENKKSLSSDVRGLSKVTRVLVKQRSALEELMDASPTALSNLKEAYNPSSGTLDTRNNAEQAQDPDAVLCSLLKTSDPKTDCGALKDLFDSLPELPAAGAPKVGKPSMDRSLGGILEGRA; encoded by the coding sequence ATGAAGCCTCTGCCTGCCGCGCTCGGCTCGCTGCGCCGCCTGCGCGGCAATCCACGCTCCGCGCTCGCGATCGCCGTCGCGCTGGCGGTGGTCGCCGCGGTGGTGATCGTGGCCTGGCCCGGGAACGACACCAAGAAGGTCACCGCCTACTTCGCCCGCACCGTCGGCATCTACCCCGGCTCCGACGTGCGCGTACTGGGAGTGAAGGTGGGCGAGGTCAAGGACGTAACCCCGCAGGGCAAGCGGGTCCGCGTACTCCTCGAATTCCCCGCCGACCGCAAGATCCCCGCCGGCGCCGAGGCCGCGATCATCAACTCCTCGGTCGTCAGCGACCGTTACGTGCAGCTCCTGCCCGTCTACCGGAAGGGCCCGGTGATGCCCGACGGCGCGGTCATCCCCCAGAAGCGCACCGCCGAGCCGGTGGAGCTGGACCGCGTCTACGACAGCCTCCACATGACGTCCGAGGCGCTGGGCCCCAAGGGAGCCAACAAGGACGGCTCGCTCTCCCGGCTCCTCGGCGTCAGCGCCGACAACCTCGACGGCCAGGGCAAGCAGGTCAACCGCACGGTCCACGATCTGTCGAAGGCCCTGACGACGCTCTCCGACGGGCGAGGCGACATGTTCGGCTCGATCCGGAACCTACAGGTCTTCACAGCCGCTCTCGCCGCCGACGACGGCAGCGTACGGTCCTTCAACGACAGCCTGGCCAAGGCGTCGAAGACGCTCGCCGGGGAGCGGAAGGACCTGGTCGCCGCGGTGCGGTACCTCGCGATCGCCCTGCGGGACGTGTCCGGCTTCATCCGGGAGAACAAGAAGTCCCTCAGCTCCGACGTGCGGGGCCTCAGCAAGGTGACCCGCGTACTGGTCAAGCAGCGCAGCGCCCTTGAGGAGCTGATGGACGCCTCTCCCACCGCACTGTCCAACCTGAAGGAGGCGTACAACCCGTCCTCGGGCACGCTCGACACCCGGAACAACGCCGAACAGGCGCAGGACCCGGACGCCGTGCTCTGCTCCCTGCTGAAGACGTCCGACCCGAAGACCGACTGCGGGGCTCTGAAGGATCTCTTCGACTCGCTCCCCGAGCTGCCTGCGGCCGGTGCCCCGAAGGTGGGGAAGCCCAGCATGGACCGGTCCCTCGGCGGAATCCTGGAGGGCCGCGCATGA
- a CDS encoding MCE family protein, protein MPAAIRGPLSTAARLRLYGVVFLTVIALLLSLTVAVYQQAFTSVVRITLEADSLGNQLQRRSDVKLRGLIVGEVRDVRADGRKATLDIALEPGQTRHIPSDVHARLLPKTLFGEKYVDLITTGSSSNRHIEDGDVITQDRTRAGIELQKLMDDLLPLLRAVRPGDLNATLSAFSTALEGRGEKIGSNFARLEAYLRKVNPHMPALQQDISRLADTTEIYADAAPDLLRVLRNTATTSRTVVEKKQTLRAFLTGTTATADTLDGFLDENEDRLITLGRVSRPTLALLDEYSPQYPCLLNGLVDQSRRSDEAFRGGKMRITLEFVRPRPGYKPGEEPRNDARTGPYCAGLPNPPVPAPDYPFADGTSKKRSSSVAPGGPGPVSGTVSEQRLIGPLVAPVMGESADDVPPVATLLFGPMARGTKVSVA, encoded by the coding sequence ATGCCCGCCGCGATACGCGGACCACTGTCGACCGCCGCCCGGCTGAGGCTGTACGGGGTCGTCTTCCTCACCGTCATCGCCCTGCTGCTGTCGCTGACCGTCGCCGTCTACCAGCAGGCGTTCACGTCGGTCGTGCGGATCACGCTGGAGGCCGACTCCCTCGGCAACCAACTGCAACGGCGCTCGGACGTCAAACTGCGCGGCCTGATCGTCGGCGAGGTCCGCGACGTGCGGGCCGACGGGCGGAAGGCGACGCTGGACATCGCCCTGGAGCCCGGACAGACCAGGCACATCCCGTCGGACGTGCACGCCCGGCTGCTGCCCAAGACGCTCTTCGGCGAGAAGTACGTCGACCTGATCACCACGGGCAGCTCCTCGAACCGGCACATCGAGGACGGCGACGTCATCACCCAGGACCGCACCAGGGCGGGCATCGAGCTCCAGAAGCTGATGGACGACCTGCTGCCGCTCCTGCGGGCCGTGCGTCCCGGGGACCTCAACGCCACACTCTCCGCCTTCTCCACGGCACTTGAGGGGCGGGGAGAGAAGATCGGCTCCAACTTCGCCAGGCTGGAGGCCTACTTGCGCAAGGTCAACCCGCACATGCCTGCGCTCCAGCAGGACATATCCCGCCTCGCCGACACGACGGAGATCTATGCGGACGCCGCGCCCGACTTGCTGCGGGTGCTGCGCAACACCGCCACCACCAGCCGGACGGTGGTGGAGAAGAAGCAGACCCTGCGGGCGTTCCTGACCGGGACCACCGCCACGGCCGACACCCTCGACGGCTTCCTCGACGAGAACGAGGACCGTCTCATCACTCTGGGGCGGGTGTCCCGGCCCACGCTGGCCCTCCTGGACGAGTACTCCCCCCAGTACCCGTGCCTGCTGAACGGCCTGGTGGACCAGAGCAGGCGCTCGGACGAGGCTTTCCGGGGCGGCAAGATGCGGATCACGCTCGAGTTCGTACGACCGCGTCCCGGATACAAACCCGGTGAGGAGCCGCGCAACGACGCCCGTACCGGTCCCTACTGCGCCGGGCTGCCGAACCCGCCGGTGCCGGCGCCCGACTATCCGTTCGCGGACGGGACTTCGAAGAAGAGGTCGAGCTCCGTCGCGCCGGGCGGCCCCGGACCGGTGTCGGGGACCGTATCCGAACAGCGGCTCATCGGCCCGCTCGTGGCACCGGTCATGGGCGAGTCCGCAGACGACGTGCCGCCCGTGGCCACCCTGCTCTTCGGGCCGATGGCGCGTGGGACCAAGGTGAGCGTCGCATGA
- a CDS encoding MlaE family ABC transporter permease: protein MKISPTMAVRHSGDLFALALDTLRALPRRPFQLREFIQQAWFIASVTILPTALVSIPFGAVIALQIGSLTRQLGAESFAGAASVLAVLREASPIVTALLIAGAGGTAICADFGARKIRDEIDAMEVLGIDPVHRLVVPRALAAMVVAALLNGLVSVVGVAGGYFFNVILQDGTPGVYLASFTTLAQLPDLWAGEIKALVFGAIAAIVASYKGLNAKGGPKGVGDAVNQSVVITFMLLFVTNFVMTAVYFQIVPQRG, encoded by the coding sequence ATGAAGATCTCCCCCACCATGGCGGTCAGGCACTCGGGCGACCTGTTCGCCCTCGCCCTGGACACCCTGCGCGCCCTGCCCCGACGCCCGTTCCAGCTGCGGGAGTTCATCCAGCAGGCATGGTTCATCGCCAGCGTCACGATCCTGCCGACCGCCCTGGTCTCCATCCCGTTCGGTGCCGTGATCGCGCTACAGATCGGAAGTCTGACGCGGCAGTTGGGCGCCGAGTCGTTCGCGGGCGCCGCGTCCGTGCTGGCGGTGCTCAGGGAGGCGTCCCCGATCGTCACCGCCCTGCTCATCGCCGGGGCCGGAGGCACCGCCATCTGCGCGGACTTCGGGGCCCGCAAGATCCGGGACGAGATCGACGCCATGGAGGTGCTGGGAATCGATCCGGTGCACCGGCTGGTCGTTCCGCGGGCGCTGGCGGCGATGGTGGTCGCAGCCCTGCTCAACGGACTGGTCTCGGTGGTCGGCGTGGCCGGAGGCTACTTCTTCAACGTCATCCTCCAGGACGGCACTCCGGGCGTGTACCTCGCCTCCTTCACCACGCTCGCGCAGCTCCCCGACCTGTGGGCGGGCGAGATCAAGGCGCTGGTGTTCGGAGCGATCGCCGCGATCGTCGCCTCGTACAAGGGGCTCAACGCCAAGGGCGGTCCCAAGGGCGTCGGTGACGCCGTCAACCAGTCGGTGGTGATCACTTTCATGCTGCTGTTCGTCACGAACTTCGTGATGACCGCCGTCTACTTCCAGATCGTTCCGCAGAGGGGGTAG